One stretch of Vulpes lagopus strain Blue_001 chromosome X, ASM1834538v1, whole genome shotgun sequence DNA includes these proteins:
- the LOC121483582 gene encoding claudin-34-like, giving the protein MPTTQRQKDYQVSEAENSSGVAESGSPSEPKTDRPPGYAATMLLLINSTNRQMAGFTIATVGWILTTTSTGLVEWRVWYMNNSSLFPSGLVCVGMWKVCIYQYITNFNRATLCHRYTYHDTYLPLDIRISQNLLLVATILGLLGRAAIIFALRNVYMGIHQDATFNPFIVSGILNVVAGVCISITVVWNFYSVINEEGITFPPSLYIPFKPDSQEIGSALLVACLAAFMMLLSGLLFLSYKRPPARQIHPETSEM; this is encoded by the exons ATGCCAACTACCCAAAGACAAAAGGATTATCAAGTTTCGGAGGCGGAGAACTCCAGTGGAGTGGCTGAAAGTGGATCCCCCTCGGAGCCAAAAACAGACAG GCCTCCAGGGTATGCAGCCACCATGCTACTGCTCATCAACAGCACCAATCGCCAGATGGCGGGCTTCACCATAGCCACTGTGGGATGGATCCTCACCACCACATCCACGGGCCTCGTGGAGTGGCGAGTGTGGTACATGAAcaactcctctctctttccctctggcctGGTCTGTGTGGGAATGTGGAAAGTCTGCATTTACCAATATATCACCAACTTCAACAGAGCCACGTTGTGTCATCGCTATACCTACCACGATACTTACCTGCCTCTCGATATCCGTATTTCTCAAAATCTCCTGCTGGTCGCCACCATTCTGGGCCTTTTGGGAAGAGCTGCCATCATTTTTGCACTTAGGAATGTGTACATGGGAATTCATCAGGACGCCACCTTCAACCCATTTATTGTTTCGGGGATTCTGAACGTGGTTGCTGGCGTCTGTATCTCAATCACTGTGGTCTGGAATTTTTACTCCGTGATAAACGAAGAGGGTATCACCTTCCCACCATCTCTCTATATACCCTTCAAGCCAGATAGTCAGGAAATTGGCAGTGCCCTTCTGGTGGCATGTCTGGCTGCCTTCATGATGCTGTTAAGTGGGCTGCTTTTCCTCTCCTACAAGCGCCCCCCAGCCAGACAAATACATCCTGAAACTTCAGAGATGTAG
- the LOC121482424 gene encoding claudin-34-like translates to MLLLINSTNRQMAGFTIATVGWILTTTSTGLVEWRVWYMNNSSLFPSGLVCVGMWKVCIYQYITNFNRATLCHRYTYHDTYLPLDIRISQNLLLVATILGLLGRAAIIFALRNVYMGIHQDATFNPFIVSGILNVVAGVCISITVVWNFYSVINEEGITFPPSLYIPFKPDSQEIGSALLVACLAAFMMLLSGLLFLSYKRPPARQIHPETSEM, encoded by the coding sequence ATGCTACTGCTCATCAACAGCACCAATCGCCAGATGGCGGGCTTCACCATAGCCACTGTGGGATGGATCCTCACCACCACATCCACGGGCCTCGTGGAGTGGCGAGTGTGGTACATGAAcaactcctctctctttccctctggcctGGTCTGTGTGGGAATGTGGAAAGTCTGCATTTACCAATATATCACCAACTTCAACAGAGCCACGTTGTGTCATCGCTATACCTACCACGATACTTACCTGCCTCTCGATATCCGTATTTCTCAAAATCTCCTGCTGGTCGCCACCATTCTGGGCCTTTTGGGAAGAGCTGCCATCATTTTTGCACTTAGGAATGTGTACATGGGAATTCATCAGGACGCCACCTTCAACCCATTTATTGTTTCGGGGATTCTGAACGTGGTTGCTGGCGTCTGTATCTCAATCACTGTGGTCTGGAATTTTTACTCCGTGATAAACGAAGAGGGTATCACCTTCCCACCATCTCTCTATATACCCTTCAAGCCAGATAGTCAGGAAATTGGCAGTGCCCTTCTGGTGGCATGTCTGGCTGCCTTCATGATGCTGTTAAGTGGGCTGCTTTTCCTCTCCTACAAGCGCCCCCCAGCCAGACAAATACATCCTGAAACTTCAGAGATGTAG